One Streptomyces sp. NBC_00554 DNA segment encodes these proteins:
- a CDS encoding NADH-ubiquinone oxidoreductase-F iron-sulfur binding region domain-containing protein, producing the protein MTMTFTDIYMPPRLLAPGGAPAGHTTHQQRYGPVSYGNPAHLLRTLAESGLTGRGGAAFPTYRKLVAVAEAGRRTGRAPVVVGNGAEGEPASHKDKTLLRLSPHLVLDGLQLAAEAVGAGEAYLAVEDGATPLETALTERHDPLPVRIVRVPKRFLSGQSSALAQYISGQAALPRDQHPPVREQGVRRAPTLVQNVETLAHLALIARYGADWFRSQGTPTEPGSALCTVYAPGREVRVVEAPFGIPLHRLLPLDGVGAVLLGGYHGTWLTAAEAATRTLTAADLGAGVLIALPADRCGLADTADVLRYLALESAGQCGPCLNGLPRIAAAFRTLAAPGPQGTSRRDVARWAGLVEGRGACHHPDGTVRLVRSAFTTFAAELDAHAAGHCTASDRRPLLPVPENRS; encoded by the coding sequence ATGACCATGACCTTCACGGACATCTACATGCCACCCCGTCTGCTCGCCCCCGGCGGCGCCCCGGCCGGCCACACCACACACCAGCAGCGCTACGGCCCCGTGTCGTACGGCAACCCGGCGCACCTGCTGCGCACCCTCGCCGAGTCCGGCCTCACGGGTCGCGGCGGCGCCGCCTTCCCCACGTACCGGAAACTGGTCGCCGTCGCCGAGGCGGGCCGCCGCACCGGCCGCGCCCCGGTCGTCGTGGGGAACGGCGCCGAGGGCGAGCCCGCCAGCCACAAGGACAAGACGCTGCTGCGGCTCTCGCCGCATCTCGTCCTGGACGGGCTCCAGTTGGCGGCCGAGGCGGTCGGTGCGGGGGAGGCGTACCTTGCCGTCGAGGACGGCGCGACCCCCCTGGAAACGGCACTCACCGAGCGCCACGACCCGCTGCCCGTGCGGATCGTACGAGTCCCGAAGCGCTTCCTCTCCGGTCAGTCATCGGCCCTCGCCCAGTACATCTCCGGGCAGGCCGCACTGCCCCGCGACCAGCACCCTCCGGTCCGCGAACAGGGTGTACGCCGGGCCCCGACCCTCGTCCAGAACGTCGAGACCCTCGCGCACCTCGCCCTGATCGCCCGCTACGGCGCCGACTGGTTCCGTTCGCAGGGCACGCCGACCGAGCCGGGCAGCGCCCTGTGCACGGTGTACGCGCCGGGCCGGGAGGTACGGGTCGTGGAGGCGCCGTTCGGGATACCGCTGCACCGGCTGCTCCCGCTGGACGGCGTCGGCGCGGTGCTCCTCGGCGGCTACCACGGCACCTGGCTCACGGCCGCCGAGGCCGCGACCCGCACCCTGACCGCCGCCGACCTGGGAGCGGGTGTCCTCATCGCGCTGCCCGCCGACCGCTGCGGCCTCGCCGACACGGCCGACGTGCTGCGCTACCTCGCGCTCGAATCGGCCGGACAGTGCGGACCCTGCCTCAACGGCCTGCCCCGGATCGCCGCCGCGTTCCGCACGCTGGCCGCACCCGGCCCGCAGGGCACCAGCCGCCGGGACGTCGCCCGCTGGGCCGGACTCGTCGAGGGCCGCGGCGCCTGCCACCACCCCGACGGCACGGTCCGCCTGGTCCGCAGCGCGTTCACCACCTTCGCCGCCGAACTCGACGCGCACGCCGCGGGCCACTGCACGGCGTCCGACCGCCGGCCCCTGCTGCCCGTCCCCGAGAACCGGAGCTGA
- a CDS encoding aminoglycoside phosphotransferase family protein: MAFEPPQRLVRALGETQHNGADGAEGTGGTGDWLDKLPTLAQQAVDLRELTVERVQAPGGRSSLVVLVRQADGTPAVLKLAPGRARPESERAALAHWDGRGAVQLLNPDDAQGVLLLERLHPDVSVRSLPEAKALLEAAGTLRRLWVEPPAGHAFETVAERTGRQAEAMRASAGADAEVAALVDAALGAREELLAGPPEERLLHGTFRQSKVLAGERMPWLAVGPDPVVGECAFDLARLVRDRVEDLIASPSGSSTTRRRVKRLAESLDVDQERLRGWTLFRAVESGVRARRVGRPQDAELLLEFAGWL; encoded by the coding sequence ATGGCTTTCGAACCGCCGCAACGCCTCGTTCGGGCGCTCGGCGAGACGCAGCACAACGGGGCCGACGGTGCCGAGGGGACAGGTGGGACCGGCGACTGGCTGGACAAGCTGCCGACGCTGGCTCAACAGGCTGTTGATCTACGCGAGTTGACGGTGGAGCGGGTGCAGGCGCCCGGCGGGCGCAGCAGTCTGGTGGTCCTGGTCAGGCAGGCCGACGGGACGCCCGCCGTGCTGAAGCTGGCGCCCGGGCGAGCCCGTCCGGAGAGCGAGCGGGCCGCGCTCGCCCACTGGGACGGCCGGGGCGCGGTCCAGCTCCTCAACCCGGATGACGCACAGGGCGTACTGCTGCTCGAGCGCCTGCACCCCGACGTCTCCGTGCGCTCGCTGCCCGAGGCGAAGGCCCTGCTGGAGGCGGCCGGGACGCTGCGGCGGCTGTGGGTCGAGCCGCCCGCCGGGCACGCCTTCGAGACCGTCGCCGAGCGGACCGGGCGGCAGGCCGAGGCGATGCGGGCGTCGGCGGGTGCCGACGCGGAGGTCGCCGCCCTGGTGGACGCGGCGCTCGGGGCCCGCGAGGAGCTCCTGGCCGGCCCGCCCGAGGAACGGCTGCTGCACGGCACCTTCCGGCAGAGCAAGGTCCTCGCCGGTGAGCGCATGCCCTGGCTGGCCGTGGGCCCCGACCCGGTGGTCGGCGAGTGTGCCTTCGATCTGGCCCGGCTGGTCCGCGACCGGGTGGAGGATCTGATCGCGTCGCCTTCGGGGTCCTCGACCACGCGTCGGCGGGTGAAGCGGCTCGCCGAGTCGCTGGACGTGGACCAGGAGCGGCTGCGGGGCTGGACCCTGTTCCGGGCGGTCGAGTCGGGCGTACGGGCCCGGCGGGTCGGGCGTCCGCAGGACGCGGAGCTGCTCCTGGAGTTCGCGGGCTGGCTCTAA
- the rimP gene encoding ribosome maturation factor RimP: MSTTQSERLRELLEPLVSSQGLDLEEVEVDSVGRKRVLRVVVDSDTGADLDQIADVSRALSAKLDETDAMGEGEYTLEVGTPGAERELKEHRHYVRATDRLVKFQLSDDSELIARILTVDDSGVDVEVPGVKGRKPTAKRLAFEDITKARVQVEFNRKSKPDDQHEQDEQEALEENAEEA, from the coding sequence ATGAGCACCACCCAGAGCGAGAGGCTGCGAGAACTGCTGGAACCTCTCGTCAGCTCTCAGGGACTCGATCTCGAAGAGGTCGAGGTGGACTCGGTGGGACGCAAGCGTGTGCTGCGTGTCGTCGTCGACTCGGACACGGGTGCCGACCTGGACCAGATCGCCGATGTGAGCCGTGCGCTCTCGGCGAAGCTCGACGAGACGGACGCGATGGGCGAGGGCGAGTACACCCTCGAGGTCGGAACCCCCGGTGCCGAGCGCGAGCTCAAGGAGCACCGTCACTACGTACGTGCCACGGACCGCCTGGTGAAGTTCCAGCTGAGCGACGACTCGGAGCTGATCGCCCGGATCCTCACCGTCGACGACTCCGGAGTCGACGTCGAAGTGCCCGGCGTGAAGGGGCGCAAGCCCACCGCCAAGAGGCTCGCCTTCGAGGACATCACCAAGGCGCGCGTCCAGGTCGAGTTCAACCGCAAGAGCAAGCCCGACGACCAGCACGAGCAAGACGAGCAAGAAGCGCTCGAAGAGAACGCAGAGGAGGCGTAG
- a CDS encoding ferric reductase-like transmembrane domain-containing protein yields MTDSAILWYANRATGAVCLVLFTLVVLLGITVRLRGRLPGLPRFGTVSLHRTLSLSATAFLALHITAAIVDGYVNITVLDVLVPFVSDYQPLWLGLGTVALDLMLAVLVTSLLRARIGLRTWRTVHWLAYASWPVALVHGIGIGTDNGATWMLWLTVSCVAAVLTAFGIRVAQATRASRRTPAALLHTAEHTAERTAEHAARLRTTAGPRS; encoded by the coding sequence ATGACCGACTCCGCAATCCTCTGGTACGCCAACAGAGCCACAGGCGCGGTCTGCCTCGTCCTGTTCACCCTCGTAGTCCTGCTGGGCATCACCGTACGGCTGAGAGGCAGACTCCCCGGACTCCCAAGGTTCGGCACGGTCTCCCTCCACCGCACCCTCTCCCTCTCCGCCACAGCCTTCCTCGCCCTGCACATCACGGCCGCGATAGTGGACGGCTACGTCAACATCACCGTCCTCGACGTCCTCGTCCCCTTCGTCTCCGACTACCAGCCCCTCTGGCTGGGCCTGGGCACGGTAGCCCTGGACCTGATGCTCGCGGTGCTGGTGACCAGCCTGCTGCGGGCCAGGATCGGCCTCCGCACCTGGCGCACCGTCCACTGGCTGGCGTACGCCTCCTGGCCGGTCGCCCTCGTCCACGGCATCGGCATCGGCACGGACAACGGCGCCACCTGGATGCTGTGGCTGACCGTCTCCTGCGTGGCCGCCGTACTCACGGCCTTCGGCATCCGCGTGGCCCAAGCGACCCGCGCGTCGAGGCGCACCCCGGCCGCCCTCCTCCACACAGCCGAACACACAGCCGAACGCACGGCCGAACACGCAGCCCGACTCCGCACGACGGCGGGACCTCGATCATGA
- a CDS encoding ferredoxin: MEADLELAVDWTACQAHGLCAELLPEHITLDEWGYPLFRRGPLPGRTLKRARRAAADCPVLALKLTSAQGS; this comes from the coding sequence ATGGAAGCCGACCTGGAACTCGCCGTCGACTGGACCGCCTGCCAGGCGCACGGCCTGTGCGCGGAGCTGCTCCCCGAGCACATCACGCTCGACGAGTGGGGCTACCCCCTGTTCCGTCGGGGCCCGCTCCCTGGGAGAACCCTGAAACGTGCCCGGAGAGCCGCGGCCGACTGCCCGGTCCTGGCCCTCAAACTCACCTCGGCACAAGGGAGTTAG
- a CDS encoding DUF503 domain-containing protein, with amino-acid sequence MYVGTLSFDLLLGDVRSLKEKRSLVRPIVAELQRKYPVSVAETGNQDLHRRVEIGLAVVSGDTEHLTDVLDRCERLVAARPEVELLSVRRRLHTDED; translated from the coding sequence ATGTATGTGGGGACGCTGTCCTTCGACCTGCTCCTCGGCGACGTTCGCTCGCTCAAGGAGAAACGCTCTCTCGTCCGCCCGATCGTCGCCGAACTCCAGCGGAAGTACCCGGTGAGCGTGGCGGAGACGGGAAACCAGGACTTGCACCGCAGGGTCGAGATCGGCCTCGCGGTGGTCTCCGGAGACACCGAGCACCTCACCGACGTACTGGACCGGTGTGAGCGGCTCGTCGCGGCACGACCGGAGGTGGAACTGCTGTCGGTACGGCGCAGACTCCACACGGACGAAGACTGA
- the infB gene encoding translation initiation factor IF-2 has translation MAKVRVYELAKEFGVESKVVMAKLQELGEFVRSASSTIEAPVVRKLTDALQQGNGGGKPAPRKAAPAKPGAPSPAQAARPAAPRPPAPKPAVAEKPAEAAPVTPVIPSTPASGPRPGPKPAPKPAPAAPAPVAAEFTAPPSAPAAPAAGARPAAARPGAPKPAGARPAGPGQGGQGRTDRPERTDRPERGDRPDRQGAPRPGGQGARPGARPAGPRPGNNPFTSGGSTGMARPQAPRPGGAPRPGGAGAPGSPRPQGAGQDRGDRGPRPQGGPGGAPRPQGGPGGARPSPGGMPRPQGGAPRPGGGPGGNRPNPGMMPQRPAAGSPRPGGGGPGGGRGPGGGGGRPGGAGGGRPGGGGGFAGRPAGPGGGGGGFAGRPGGPGGGGGGFAGRPGGPGGGGGGRPGFGGRPGGPGGRGGTQGAFGRPGGPARRGRKSKRQRRQEYEAMQAPSVGGVMLPRGNGQSVRLSRGASLTDFAEKIGANPASLVGVMMNLGEMVTATQSVSDETLKLLADEMNFVLEIVSPEEEDRELLESFDIEFGEDEGDEDDLVVRPPVVTVMGHVDHGKTRLLDTIRKTNVVAGEAGGITQHIGAYQVATEVNGEERRITFIDTPGHEAFTAMRARGAKSTDIAILVVAANDGVMPQTIEALNHAKAADVPIVVAVNKIDVEGADPTKVRGQLTEFGLVAEEYGGDTMFVDISAKQGLNIESLLEAVVLTADASLDLRANPEQDAQGIAIESHLDRGRGAVSTVLVQRGTLRIGDTMVVGDAYGRVRAMLDDNGNNVEEAGPSTPVLVLGLTNVPGAGDNFLVVDEDRTARQIAEKRAARERNANFARRGVRFSLENLDEALKAGLVQELNLIIKGDASGSVEALESSLLQLDVGDEVDIRVLHRGVGAVTESDINLATGSDAIVIGFNVRAAGRAAQMAEREGVDVRYYSVIYQAIEEIEAALKGMLKPEYEEVELGTAEIREVFKSSKLGNIAGVLVRSGEVKRNTKARLIRDGKVIAESLNISGLRRFKDDVTEIREGFEGGINLGNFNDIKVDDVIATYEMREKPRS, from the coding sequence GTGGCTAAGGTCCGGGTATACGAACTCGCTAAGGAGTTCGGGGTTGAGAGCAAGGTCGTCATGGCCAAGCTCCAGGAACTCGGTGAGTTCGTCCGTTCAGCGTCCTCGACGATCGAGGCGCCCGTAGTACGCAAACTGACAGATGCCCTCCAGCAGGGCAACGGCGGCGGCAAGCCGGCGCCGCGCAAGGCCGCGCCCGCCAAGCCGGGTGCGCCTTCTCCCGCGCAGGCCGCCCGTCCGGCCGCCCCGCGCCCGCCGGCTCCCAAGCCGGCCGTGGCCGAGAAGCCCGCGGAGGCCGCACCGGTCACCCCGGTCATTCCGTCCACTCCCGCCTCGGGCCCGCGTCCGGGTCCCAAGCCCGCGCCGAAGCCCGCTCCGGCGGCTCCGGCTCCGGTCGCAGCCGAGTTCACGGCGCCCCCGTCGGCTCCCGCGGCTCCGGCCGCCGGTGCTCGTCCGGCTGCTGCCCGTCCCGGCGCTCCGAAGCCTGCCGGTGCTCGTCCGGCCGGTCCCGGCCAGGGTGGTCAGGGCCGTACCGACCGTCCCGAGCGCACGGACCGTCCCGAGCGTGGCGACCGCCCCGACCGTCAGGGCGCTCCGCGTCCGGGTGGCCAGGGCGCACGTCCCGGTGCTCGTCCGGCCGGTCCCCGTCCGGGCAACAACCCGTTCACCTCTGGTGGCTCCACCGGTATGGCGCGCCCCCAGGCGCCCCGTCCGGGTGGTGCCCCGCGTCCGGGTGGCGCAGGCGCCCCCGGCAGCCCGCGTCCGCAGGGCGCGGGTCAGGACCGTGGTGACCGCGGTCCCCGTCCCCAGGGCGGTCCCGGCGGCGCTCCGCGTCCGCAGGGCGGTCCGGGTGGTGCTCGTCCGTCTCCGGGCGGCATGCCTCGTCCGCAGGGTGGCGCTCCGCGTCCCGGCGGCGGCCCCGGTGGTAACCGTCCGAACCCCGGCATGATGCCGCAGCGTCCCGCTGCCGGCAGCCCGCGTCCGGGCGGCGGTGGCCCCGGTGGCGGCCGTGGTCCCGGTGGCGGTGGCGGTCGTCCCGGCGGTGCCGGTGGCGGTCGTCCCGGTGGCGGCGGCGGCTTCGCCGGTCGTCCGGCCGGTCCCGGTGGCGGTGGCGGCGGTTTCGCCGGTCGTCCCGGTGGTCCGGGTGGCGGCGGTGGCGGTTTCGCCGGTCGTCCCGGTGGTCCCGGTGGCGGTGGCGGCGGTCGTCCCGGCTTCGGCGGTCGTCCCGGTGGTCCGGGTGGCCGTGGTGGCACACAGGGCGCCTTCGGTCGTCCCGGTGGTCCCGCGCGTCGTGGTCGCAAGTCGAAGCGGCAGAGGCGCCAGGAGTACGAGGCCATGCAGGCCCCGTCGGTCGGCGGCGTCATGCTGCCTCGCGGCAACGGACAGTCCGTCCGCCTGTCGCGCGGTGCCTCGCTCACCGACTTCGCCGAGAAGATCGGCGCCAACCCGGCGTCGCTCGTCGGCGTGATGATGAACCTCGGCGAGATGGTCACTGCCACGCAGTCCGTCTCCGACGAGACGCTGAAGCTCCTCGCGGACGAGATGAACTTCGTCCTCGAGATCGTCAGCCCCGAGGAGGAGGACCGCGAGCTGCTCGAGTCCTTCGACATCGAGTTCGGCGAGGACGAGGGCGACGAGGACGACCTCGTGGTCCGTCCGCCGGTCGTGACCGTCATGGGTCACGTCGACCACGGTAAGACCCGCCTTCTCGACACCATCCGCAAGACGAACGTCGTTGCGGGCGAGGCCGGCGGTATCACGCAGCACATCGGTGCGTACCAGGTCGCGACCGAGGTCAACGGCGAAGAGCGCAGGATCACCTTCATCGACACCCCGGGTCACGAGGCGTTCACCGCCATGCGTGCACGTGGTGCCAAGTCGACCGACATCGCGATCCTCGTGGTGGCGGCCAACGACGGTGTGATGCCTCAGACGATCGAGGCGTTGAACCACGCCAAGGCGGCCGACGTGCCGATCGTGGTCGCGGTCAACAAGATCGACGTCGAGGGCGCCGACCCGACCAAGGTACGCGGTCAGCTCACCGAGTTCGGTCTGGTGGCCGAGGAGTACGGCGGCGACACGATGTTCGTCGACATCTCCGCCAAGCAGGGCCTCAACATCGAGAGCCTGCTGGAGGCCGTGGTCCTCACCGCGGACGCCTCGCTCGACCTGCGGGCCAACCCGGAGCAGGACGCGCAGGGTATTGCGATCGAGTCCCACCTCGACCGTGGCCGTGGTGCCGTTTCGACGGTCCTGGTCCAGCGCGGCACGCTGCGCATCGGCGACACGATGGTGGTCGGCGACGCGTACGGCCGTGTCCGGGCGATGCTCGACGACAACGGCAACAACGTCGAGGAAGCGGGTCCGTCGACCCCCGTCCTGGTCCTGGGTCTCACCAACGTCCCGGGCGCCGGCGACAACTTCCTGGTTGTCGACGAGGACCGCACGGCGCGTCAGATCGCCGAGAAGCGCGCGGCGCGTGAGCGCAACGCCAACTTCGCCCGCCGGGGTGTCCGGTTCTCCCTGGAGAACCTGGACGAGGCCCTCAAGGCCGGTCTGGTGCAGGAACTCAACCTCATCATCAAGGGCGACGCGTCCGGTTCGGTGGAGGCTCTCGAGTCCTCGCTGCTCCAGCTCGACGTCGGCGACGAGGTCGACATCCGCGTCCTGCACCGCGGTGTGGGTGCGGTCACCGAGTCGGACATCAACCTGGCGACCGGCTCCGACGCGATCGTCATCGGCTTCAACGTCCGCGCTGCGGGCCGCGCGGCTCAGATGGCGGAGCGCGAGGGCGTCGACGTCCGGTACTACTCGGTGATCTACCAGGCCATCGAGGAGATCGAGGCGGCCCTCAAGGGCATGCTCAAGCCGGAGTACGAGGAGGTCGAGCTCGGCACGGCGGAGATCCGCGAGGTCTTCAAGTCGTCCAAGCTCGGCAACATCGCCGGTGTCCTGGTCCGCTCGGGCGAGGTCAAGCGCAACACCAAGGCGCGCCTCATCCGCGACGGCAAGGTCATCGCGGAGAGCCTCAACATCTCCGGGCTGCGTCGCTTCAAGGACGACGTCACCGAGATCCGCGAAGGGTTCGAGGGTGGTATCAACCTCGGCAACTTCAACGACATCAAGGTCGACGACGTCATCGCGACGTACGAGATGCGCGAGAAGCCGCGCTCGTAA
- the nusA gene encoding transcription termination factor NusA, translating to MDIDMSALRGLVREKEISFDLLVEAIESALLIAYHRTEGSRRHARVKLDRETGHVTVWAKEDPEDLEEGQEAREFDDTPSGFGRIAATTAKQVILQRLRDAEDDATLGEYAGREGDIVTGVVQQGRDPKNVLVDIGKLEAILPVQEQVPGETYTHGLRLRSYVVRVAKGVRGPSVTLSRTHPNLVKKLFALEVPEIADGSVEIAAIAREAGHRTKIAVRSTRSGLNPKGACIGPMGSRVRNVMAELNGEKIDIVDWADDPAEMVANALSPARVSKVEVVDLAARSARVTVPDYQLSLAIGKEGQNARLAARLTGWRIDIRPDTEQAGDQAGE from the coding sequence GTGGACATCGACATGAGTGCCCTGCGGGGTTTGGTACGGGAGAAGGAGATCTCCTTCGACCTGCTGGTCGAGGCGATCGAGTCGGCCCTCCTCATCGCCTACCACCGCACCGAGGGAAGCCGCCGGCACGCGCGCGTGAAGCTCGACCGGGAGACCGGTCATGTGACCGTGTGGGCGAAGGAGGACCCCGAGGACCTGGAGGAGGGGCAGGAGGCGCGCGAGTTCGACGACACCCCGTCGGGTTTCGGCCGCATCGCAGCGACCACCGCCAAGCAGGTCATCCTGCAGCGCCTGCGGGACGCCGAGGACGACGCGACGCTCGGCGAGTACGCGGGCCGCGAGGGCGACATCGTCACCGGTGTCGTGCAGCAGGGCCGCGACCCCAAGAACGTCCTGGTCGACATCGGCAAGCTGGAGGCCATCCTGCCGGTGCAGGAGCAGGTCCCCGGTGAGACCTACACGCACGGCCTGCGCCTGCGCTCGTACGTCGTCCGGGTCGCCAAGGGCGTCCGCGGTCCGTCCGTGACGCTCTCCCGCACACACCCCAACCTGGTGAAGAAGCTGTTCGCCCTCGAGGTGCCGGAGATCGCCGACGGGTCCGTCGAGATCGCCGCCATCGCGCGCGAGGCGGGCCACCGTACGAAGATCGCCGTCCGCTCCACTCGGTCCGGGCTGAATCCCAAGGGCGCCTGCATCGGCCCCATGGGCAGCCGGGTGCGCAACGTGATGGCCGAGCTGAACGGCGAGAAGATCGACATCGTCGACTGGGCGGACGACCCGGCCGAGATGGTGGCGAACGCGCTGTCCCCGGCCCGCGTCTCCAAGGTCGAGGTCGTCGACCTCGCGGCCCGCTCCGCGCGCGTGACCGTCCCCGACTACCAGCTGTCGCTGGCGATCGGCAAGGAGGGCCAGAATGCCCGTCTTGCGGCCCGCCTGACCGGCTGGCGGATCGACATCCGTCCGGACACCGAACAGGCGGGCGACCAGGCCGGGGAATAG
- a CDS encoding YlxR family protein, whose amino-acid sequence MSGRTRARACPERTCVGCRERAAKKDLLRIVAVEGECVPDHRGTLPGRGSYVHPVLACLDLAVRRRAFPRALRAPGSLDMKALRHYVEQVTP is encoded by the coding sequence GTGTCTGGCCGGACGCGAGCCCGCGCATGCCCTGAACGCACCTGTGTGGGGTGTCGGGAGCGAGCGGCCAAGAAGGATCTGCTGCGCATCGTGGCGGTCGAGGGTGAATGTGTCCCCGATCATCGCGGTACGCTGCCCGGCCGGGGCTCGTACGTACACCCCGTCCTGGCCTGTCTCGACCTGGCGGTCCGCCGCCGGGCGTTCCCACGGGCGCTGCGTGCCCCGGGATCGCTCGACATGAAGGCGTTGCGCCACTACGTCGAGCAGGTAACACCGTAA
- the truB gene encoding tRNA pseudouridine(55) synthase TruB yields MTEKHQTPDGLVIVDKPSGFTSHDVVAKMRGIARTRRVGHAGTLDPMATGVLVLGVEKATKLLGHLALTEKEYLGTIRLGQNTLTDDAEGDITSSADASGIKRDAVDAGIAKLTGDIMQVPSKVSAIKINGVRSYKRARDGEDFEIPARPVRISSFAVYDVRDAVAEDGTPVLDLVVSVVCSSGTYIRALARDLGADLGVGGHLTALRRTRVGPYKLDSARTLDQLQQELTVMPVAEAAAAAFPRWDVDDRRAGLLLNGVRLEIPEEYAGRGAVAVFDPAGRFLALVEEQKGKAKSLAVFG; encoded by the coding sequence ATGACCGAGAAGCACCAGACGCCCGACGGGCTTGTCATCGTCGACAAGCCGTCGGGCTTCACTTCGCACGACGTGGTCGCCAAGATGCGCGGGATCGCCAGGACCCGCCGCGTCGGACACGCGGGCACCCTCGACCCCATGGCGACGGGTGTGCTCGTCCTCGGCGTCGAGAAGGCCACCAAACTCCTCGGGCACCTCGCGCTCACCGAGAAGGAGTATCTGGGGACCATCCGGCTCGGGCAGAACACGCTGACGGACGACGCCGAGGGCGACATCACCTCGTCCGCGGACGCGTCCGGCATCAAGCGGGACGCCGTCGACGCCGGTATCGCCAAGCTGACCGGCGACATCATGCAGGTGCCGTCCAAGGTCAGCGCCATCAAGATCAACGGCGTGCGCTCGTACAAGCGGGCGCGCGACGGCGAGGACTTCGAGATCCCGGCCCGTCCGGTGCGGATCTCCTCGTTCGCGGTGTACGACGTCCGTGACGCCGTCGCCGAGGACGGCACCCCGGTCCTGGACCTGGTGGTCTCGGTGGTCTGCTCGTCCGGCACGTACATCCGGGCGCTCGCCCGTGACCTGGGCGCGGACCTGGGCGTCGGCGGCCACCTCACCGCGCTGCGCCGCACCCGCGTCGGCCCGTACAAGCTCGACTCCGCGCGCACCCTCGACCAGCTCCAGCAGGAGCTGACCGTGATGCCGGTCGCGGAGGCCGCGGCGGCCGCGTTCCCGCGCTGGGACGTGGACGACAGGCGGGCGGGGCTGCTTCTCAACGGCGTACGCCTGGAGATTCCCGAGGAGTACGCGGGGCGCGGCGCCGTGGCGGTCTTCGACCCGGCCGGGCGGTTCCTGGCCCTGGTGGAGGAGCAGAAGGGGAAGGCGAAGAGCCTGGCGGTGTTCGGCTGA
- a CDS encoding ferritin-like domain-containing protein: MKALQAALGAEHAVVYGYGVVGGKIDDARRTEARAAYDAHRARRDELARAVRDLGGKPEASAAAYALPFQVKDSATAVRFAAELEERVAGVYSDLVRASTGGQRRTAAEALREAAVRAVRWRGESVAFPGLAERAATPSASAPSPA; the protein is encoded by the coding sequence CTGAAGGCGCTGCAGGCCGCGCTGGGCGCCGAGCACGCCGTCGTCTACGGGTACGGCGTCGTCGGCGGCAAGATCGACGATGCGCGCAGGACCGAGGCCCGGGCGGCCTACGACGCCCACCGGGCGCGGCGGGACGAGCTGGCGCGGGCCGTGCGGGACCTGGGCGGAAAGCCCGAGGCCTCGGCGGCGGCGTACGCACTGCCGTTCCAGGTGAAGGACTCGGCCACGGCCGTGCGGTTCGCGGCCGAACTGGAGGAGCGGGTTGCCGGGGTGTACTCCGATCTCGTACGGGCTTCCACGGGCGGCCAGCGGCGTACGGCCGCCGAGGCGCTGCGCGAGGCGGCGGTACGGGCCGTGCGGTGGCGCGGCGAGAGCGTAGCCTTCCCTGGGCTCGCCGAGCGGGCCGCCACCCCGTCCGCGTCGGCGCCCTCACCGGCCTAA
- the rbfA gene encoding 30S ribosome-binding factor RbfA produces MADNARAKRLADLIREVVAKKLQRGIKDPRLGTHVTITDTRVTGDLREATVFYTVYGDDQVRAEAAAGLESAKGVLRSAVGAAAGVKFTPTLTFVADALPDTAKTIEDLLDKARASDEKVREVSSGAKYAGDADPYKKPDSDEESDDDETDDATG; encoded by the coding sequence GTGGCCGACAACGCGCGGGCTAAGAGGCTGGCGGACCTCATCCGAGAGGTGGTGGCCAAGAAGCTGCAGCGCGGGATCAAGGATCCGCGGCTCGGCACCCACGTCACCATCACGGACACCCGGGTCACGGGTGATCTGCGGGAGGCGACCGTCTTCTACACGGTGTACGGGGACGACCAGGTGCGGGCGGAGGCCGCCGCGGGCCTGGAGAGCGCCAAGGGCGTGCTCCGCTCCGCGGTCGGTGCGGCGGCGGGCGTGAAGTTCACGCCGACGCTGACCTTCGTCGCGGACGCCCTGCCGGACACCGCCAAGACCATCGAGGACCTGCTCGACAAGGCGCGTGCCTCGGACGAGAAGGTGCGCGAGGTCTCCTCCGGAGCGAAGTACGCCGGTGACGCGGACCCGTACAAGAAGCCGGACTCCGACGAAGAGTCGGACGACGACGAGACGGACGACGCCACCGGATGA